The Plasmodium knowlesi strain H genome assembly, chromosome: 12 sequence aggagatcCAAATAACtccaaaaatgcacaaaaagcGGGACATATGCTGtaaacatatgtattttATCATCATTACATTATATTGCTTTTACattatcttttttattttttttctttttggatTTCTCCAAACAGTGGGTAAAGAGGGGTATGCCAAATAAAGAACGGGGGGAAtctgtttttctttcccttttttttcataatttttttttctttttttcttttttttcattctgccTTAATCTGGATCATGCACTCGATTCAGTCTCCACCGACGGAAACTCTTGCGATGAGAACATTTGGGAATAAGCTATGAGATCGCGCGTGTGGGTAAAAATAACAGCCCTTCATGCGTGTATActttatgtgcacatatacgtatacaccTTTTGGTAAGAGCGTTATGGGGATGATGATACAAATATACACTCTACCACGCATGTACTTGAATGCATGAATTTTAGATTTGTTGGGATATGTGCATGTGCCAGAACGGTGATCTAGAGAAGGAGCTCTTCTTTTGTTTATATtactgttttttcccccgtatttttcgttttatctagagagaaaaatatcttATAAGCCACGATTTGtagcgagaaaaaaaaaaaaaaaaaaaaaaaaagcgactGAAGAGGCGGTGCAAAATACAGAACACATTGCAGCGAAAGCGTATGTTCGCATAACCTATGCACGTATTCACACCTTCGTGCTTTTGCGCGTTTGCCTGGTCGGCTTAGATTTAATGCGTTTGCAACAAATCGCCGCTTGGAggatactaaaaaaaaaggaggcgcGAAAAATCACAGtaagagaaaatatataatattgcAGTCACgcataataataataataaatcgTAGAATTATTTTAGTAAAAAAGAACCTACCCCTCCATAGTATTAATTTAGCTGACCAGTTTTGGCTTCCATTTTCCTGCCACATCTGTTTGGTAAAAATTTACTATGTTAAATAAACTTTTTTACAAGAACAAGTACAAAAAGGCTTTCTCCCTTCGAAGTAACATAATTCGCTTGCATTGCAAAATACGCACGAGGCTACGCCTCCTTACCCTACAAGTTGAGTAGTAAGTAAAGCTACCTTAGCAGATAAAGCTAATTTCCCAAGCTCATTTAGCGCGTTTCCCGCATTCCAGTTTTCcataaagagaagaaaaaagatataTAAATAGTTAAGAAGAGTATAAGTTATGATGTAACTTGTTGTGGATCCAGCTCAGTATAATATCCCCCCCACACCTGCCTTAAACCTTTTTATTAGTTTCCGAAAAAAGCCAGCTGCCATGTCAGATATGTTCATTAGTATTAAAAAAGACTTATGGCTTTTCATGTTTTcgcaaaaaacaaaaaaaaaaaaaaaaaaaaaatttcgccAAAATTGAAGTGACAAACGAATTCTACATATATAGTTGTTTGTATAcgcatgcatgtatgtacaagTGAGAATCTGGAAAACGATAATTTGAAGATTTAAATCAAGTTCAAATTcacacatttatatatgcattaggccttcatatgtacatatgctaCGTGTATGTATTCGCTGGACCCACACCAGATTAATAGAATTAAGTTAAACAATTCTCGAAGTGGTACGTTGCAGCAGCTGAcagaattcaaaaaaaaatagtaataatTGGCCAAAGGGACGCACTTGGAATTTTctgtagaagaaaaaaaaaaaaaaaaagaggaaaattagCACATTGTTActgtggaaaatatttttcaaaacggtgtggaagttttttttttttcatttttttttttttttaaggtttCTACGAGCGTTTGCGACCAGTTTTATAATTtgcgttttcatttttgcgctCATTTTCGCGCTCATTTTCGTGCTCATATTcgttttcatatttgttTTCACATTCGTTTCCATATTCGTTTTCACATTCGTTTCCATATTCGTTTTCACATTCGTTCTCATTTCCTTCTgaatttccctttccttttcatttccccctttcacGCGTGACCACAACCTTTTTAACCCTGCACACACACGCTGAGATACATACGCCACTTATCTACACACACGTGCGCGTGGATACGGAAATTTATTTACACGCACAGGGATTCCCCAAGGGATTtgcagttcattttttcactgCACATTGTGTGAGTCTCTCCCCCCACCCCGTGGTGAACACAGCAGTAGGCACCTTATCACATAGGCAGACGTGAACGACAAACGTACCAATATGTTGTCCAACAAGCGAAAGAGCAAGAAGCTGAACCTGCTGAAGGATCAGATGTTCCTGACGAAAAAGTACGTTGACATGAACGACCCCATATACGACAGCGAAATagaagatgaaaactgcTTCTACACGGTAGTGAACGCGGAGGAAATAGAATACTCACAGAAGGTGTCTGAGCTGAAAACCAGAATGTTCGAGGATATGAATATTTTGTCTTTTGAagatttcgaaaaaaaatgcgacaCTCTGATTGACAACTTCTTTGGAAGctacaattttgaaaagttTATCGAAGActtaaaagaattaaatgtgaaaatgTATAACGACTTTTTAGTTTTGCAGTTGATTAAAAAATCTTTTGATAAGGAAGATGAGTGCCAAATCAATGTGTCCTGTTTGTTAAATGTATTAAACATCACCAAGTTGATTAATCCAGAACAAGTACATAGAGCTTTTGAAAAAGTTTTGCTAAGCTTGGACGACATTAAGCTCGACTGCCCCTCGTGTTACGAAATTTTTCTAAAGTACATTAGGTTTAGCACACTGGACAATGTAATTGATAAAAATTACATTCTGAAATTACCCACTGGCTTTTTTGATTCGTTGGAACTGGATAGTTGGGATGAACAGGAATTGGCTTTGCAGAACTCGAAGGAGAGTGAACACGCAGTTGATAAGGCAGACTTTCCCAATGCCACCGTATCGACAAATGGCACCGTATCGACAGATGGCACCGTATCAACAAATGGCACCATATCGACAGATGGAGCGCCGGCTACAGACGGAGATGCGACCACCAAGCTGGATGAGAACCACATGTACGCGCAAAACCtcgaaaatgtagaagagaaaaagaagctgAAGGACGAAATGTGGAAAGACACCATGCTCTGGGTGCTGGACCTAAACATGAAGCAAAttcagaaagaaaaaaaagaattcaagCAAAAAGCAAGGGATTTTCTAGTAGACTTCTTCAACGATGGAGATACAAATGAGGTCATTGAATTTTTGAACAACACAAATCCATTGTTTCATTATGAGTTCATAAGAATAAGTATCATAGAGTCCtttagtaaaaataatatgtgCCGAAAATACATCTCTTACTTACTGGACAACTTATGCGAAACAtactattttaaaaatgacatTATTATAGCTTTCATAAGAATTATAGGGTATATTGACGACTATGAAATTGACTTCCCCAAAGCAAAGGAAATGGTGTGTAAATTTCTCCTcagatgtatatatgatgATGTACTTTATCCAGCCTTTTTAAGCGATATATACAAACTACACATTGGTGGTATGACTGGCATGATGATTTGCAATAAAACGCAACATAGAattcataataaaaaaaaattgaacttAAATAATATTAACTACATTTGGGATGAAGATGATacatatgaaaaaatgaaattaaaaaggaaaattaacaACACCTTATTGGAGTACTTTTATTCCTACATAGATGAGCaagaattttatttacacATTGATGAATTTCTGCCGCGCTATCATGATTTATGCAATTATGTTGTTAAGAAGATCTTCGTATTGAACGTGGATATTAACAATGATTTGAATTTGTCGTTCAAATTGGTTGATTATTTGATGAACAGGAATTTTATAACTGAAAAGAATGTTGAGGGAGGTGTCATAGAGGTAATGAACTCGATTAAGGATATTATGCTGGATATTCCAAAGTACCCAGAAGAATttcttaaaattttgaattaCCTTCATGAGAAGAAATACATTTCGCAAGGCATGTTTGACAGTGCCTCCGAGGAAATCGCAGCGTTTAAGAATTAGCCCCTTTTTTGCCTGGTAGCCCCGACATCAATGGGTTACGGCCGTGACCAGGCATCCGCCCATTAGGTCACTTGTTCACCAACATGTGTTCATGTATACCTATGCGGAAGATGCCCAGCATTGCTTCGGCAAGCGCTCAAGATGTGAGTTGTCAAAATGTGAGAATACGCCAATATGTGAGTTGTTAAAATGTGAGAGGATGCCAAGATGTGAATTGTTAAAATGTGAGAATACGCCAAGATGTGAGTTGTCAAAATGTGAGAGAACGCCAAGATGTgagtttttaaaatgtgaGAGGATGCCAAGATGTGAGTTGTCAAAATGTGAGAATACGCCAAGATGCGTGAAGACGCCTTCGAGGAAGACGAGCCAATGGACAGAATAACCACGAGCAACTGTTCTCCATCCCTATACACTTCCACACAAGTGGGTACACTTCATTCAGTATGGCACACATGTCAACACAAATCAcaatatatgcatgtgcatGTCAATGTGTGCTTATACGTGTGTGCATATTTACAGGTGCGCTCCATAGGCTGTGTATATTTAGGGGGGATTCGTGCAGATATTGCACAAAGAGATCATGGTTTACGGGCGACCCTGCTGCTGtgagtaaatttttttttttttttttttctcatcctattttttttcatttttcacgaTGAGTAAGTTTGAACATCAAATGTGAGTGCAGGATTTTCTCGTCTGTCGGTCTTCCTTCTTGCCTATCATCATACATGAGTGTGCATGCTATTTGGGCACGTGTGAATGTACCCCCCCATGTATGACTGTTAAGCGCAAGTATTATTTGCGTCAGCACAAGGCGCGTACGTGCTTATGCGTAAAGGGGGGAGATATGGAGGAACGAGGGTTAGTTATTCCTTCATCATATTTCAGGAGGGTAATTCCTAGGGGGATCCTTTAGAGAGGAGATAATCTATCAGGAGATgcatctctttttttttttttttttttcaccctcaAAGAAATCCCCTCTAGttaaatacatttttaattcaaACAACTTCAGTGGTAATAATTTACCTCTCCCCCTCCTAACgctttataaaaaaagagaaagacaCTTTTACTCATAAGTAAGTATTCATTTggcatattatttttcttcttttttccaagaaatgggaaaattagTACAAAGTATGATGACAAAATGGAACGATACGACTGTAGTAATCTCTCCGTTAAGCTCCCATGACACtcatttttgcaaagaaTGCGCTGCTTACTGGGTTTAGTGGTATGCACCTACGGGTGTGTGCACCTGATGATAAATTTCATGTCTATCCCTCCGAATGGGGACCGTAAAACCATGGGCTACTTTTCTACCACATATTATTTCGGAGCATCTGCCAATAGGAGCAAAAAGATGGAACCTCCCTGGGTGCACATTTCCTCGAATTTAATATCATATCGTCTGGAAACGTACAAACCAAAGTTCCAATTGGATAACAAAAATAATCACATTAGGGAACCACCCCAGTGTAAATTGCTCGAATAGTCTTGGAAAAGAGGAATCAGCCAGATATATACTACGCTGGATGAGCATGCTAAATTCTTCCACAGTCGAAATGGGGCCTTATCTATTTATACACCTCCACGTAGGTGTTAAAATAACGTGCCTCACATTTTTACGGAGCTTCATGGGAGCTTATACTTCAGGAAAGGCGcgcaaggggggggggtgatGGTACAAACCCTTTGTGCGTTGCCCTGGAATGTTTTTAAGACAAAATTCAGGAGGCACTGTTCAAAGGATAAATATCCTTTATGCATGTGCCTCTTTCGATTTATACTTCTCGCGATAATTGCACCTTCAAGCGTTTATCagttcctttaaaaaaatcatctTTAGCTTTCCATGGCTTTCTCGAAATGGAACAAGTTCAAAGTGTGTGTATTGGAGAGGTTTTCTAAGAGGCCGAGAATTCTTCCCTGAAGATAAAACCGGTCATACGTTTACACGCATTTGCAACGTGCATGCGTAGGCACAGCGTGTGTAGGGAAGTGTACATCCGTGTGTACATGTTTCAGCGGAAGTAGGAGGGTGTGTACGTAAGTATGAACTGttacatacacatgcatgCTACGCGCGTCAGGGGAAGCCCCTCCAACACTGTCATTTTTCTGTGTTTACTTTTCATGCTACATTACGCATGTGAAGCGCGTGGGAAGTACCTGTTCGGATGAtgctttttcacttttttttccccgcccccccccttcatttTTGAAGCTGTCCTTTCAATCGCGCAAATGTGATGCGACCTTTTTTTCGTGAGACCTCACTAACCACATGTCAATtttgtgaaataaaaaaaaaaaaaagtgattgACCGGAGGTGGCTTCGCATGAAAGGCGATAGCCAATGATCAAGTGaacatgagaaaaaaaaataaaaataaaaaaaatggaagaggagCGAAGCAAAGTAATACAAAGTGAAGCAATGTACCCTTTGCTCTCCGCTGCTCctccctttaaaattttatttcccctgaAACACACAAGCGGGCATGCGCAAACGGAAAAGCGTATACATAAAATATGTGCATGtttaaatgtacatacatatgtatatttccACGTACACAAATTgagagcctttttttttttttttttttttttttttgcgcaaaaagtaaaaagcaTGCAATCGTAAAATttccatgaaaaaaagaaaaaatttaacaataTTTCTGTACCATACCGATGCATTTACATATTCCTTTACAtgttaaatatatatacaagtaCCTGTAAATTATTGAATCATTTTCCCAAGGTGTTCCTGATCAGATTGTGATTTCCCCTCTGTGAAGTTCATATATACACTTCGATTCTACTTCATATTTCTTCCCCGCCCTCCAAAATCGtgaaaatggtgaaaattgTTGGAAGTCAAGCGGGTGAGAAATATTACGCGCGCTTGTATATATCAACATGCCCATGTGGATAGCATTCTCTTATGAGCGAACGTATGTTTATAGAGCCGTTTCACGAGAGGCATATTCTCTGCacacccatttttttttccctccggCACAGATTTTGAAGCAATCCTTTCTCAGAACGAGTTAGTTATCGTTGACTTTTTTGCTGAATGGTGTGGACCCTGCAAAAGAATAGCACCATTTTATGAGGAATGCTCCAAGAAGTACACCAAGATGGTGTTTATAAAAGTCGATGTGGATGAAGTGTCCGAAGtaacggaaaaggaaaacataacTTCCATGCCAACCTTTAAGGtgtacaaaaatggaagtgTGGTGGACACATTACTAGGGGCCAACGATACGGCACTCAAACAGCTCATTGAGAAGTACGCCGCTTAAGGCATAAAAACTGACAGACGGACGAGCGGGTGGACAGGTGAAACGTTGgatgagaaagaaaaaagtgcgCTCACGTTCACCAGTGTGCATGAGTTGGTTACTCATGTCAGATGAATTGGaaggccattttttttttttttttttttttttgtaaatgcgCGAGGTGTACCCTACATTTCGATTTGCCACATGTGAAGATTTACCAAAATAACCTTTAGCCGTGTTTACCGTTATGTGTGTACTTGGGACATTAGTCTCTTTCTGATAATGTACTACAAGGTGgcagaaaaatgcaacacaTGGACGGCGGAGGGGTGAAATCTCTATATGCAAAAGGAGTACTCtactcctccccccccctttgaagGCATAACCGGTATACGGAAGTGTTAAAaatgagcattttttttttttttttttcttccccatgTGGAAAGCAAATGAGAAGAAttgcacatgtgtgtatatacattacACGCACATAATGTGAACACTTCACCTGACCACGTGTAATTAACGAATAAACCGTTAGAGAGAGAAATAtgttaaatgaaaaatcgctacaaaagaaaaggtgcGTAAAGTTAAAAGTTgccttttttgaaaaaggagCTAAACAAGTGATCATATGCATACAACACGCAGGCGCGAATGATACaaacatttaaaaagaataaaggcACCTGTGCTAAGACTGTCCAGGCCGCTTACACAAAATTCACGTTAAAGAAATCGATAATTTTTTGGGACACAAAATCTTGAATTCGGTTCTTTAGCTGATAATCACCAACACCACATAAGGCAAGGTTAGGTTTTttcgcaacttttttttttttctgcatttgttcatgcatatttttacaatcAGTAGGATGATCATTTTGCAATATTCCCCTGCCATCTTCCTCCATACATTTTAAAGCTTCCTCTCTACCAGTGTGCATATTTTGGGATATACCATAATAGGCGGGATAGGAACGCAGCGTATCTTTATAATCATACACTCTGCTCAGGTGCTTTACACTATCACCATTATCATCACCTAAAGAATTTATGCTCAATTTTCCAGTCAACGAATTAAAGTTAATTTTCGTAAGCatcctttttgtattttcgtTCTGTTCAGTTAAATAGTTTTGAAAGTACGTTGCGGAATCTTGCACTGATTTAAAATTATCCACCTGGTTTATGGAGAATTGCTTTCCCTTCACTAATCGCCACTTATCATTATATTCGATGATGGTGTCTTGATTACACTCGGACACAATTCCGTTATTCTGTTTTCTCGTTATCCCTTGAATAACTTGGGGAAcatcataattttctttgcCATATAAATGTCGTTCTGGAATGCAGCTTTTTATTTCGTCCAGTTCGTAGTCGTTCTGTACAAATGTGCTGAGGTATTTCTTCCCGCTCACATGTTGGTGAATGCCTTTGTAAATTCCATGTTtgtcgttcatttttttagtAAATATAGTTGGACTCATATTCTGCTCATCTTCTCCATTAAAGAGGCCTGTCTTGTGGGTAGTGTGCTGGTCCGGTAGAATAGTTACACTGGGAAGTCCCACCCCATGTGACGAGCCATTCCTCCGCGAACTATCAACCTGAAGAACGCATCCTTTACTTTGTTTCAGTCCGTATGCATTTGGTCGACCATTAAGGAAGGTGTTATTTACGTGGTTATTATAGTAATATTTCTCATCAGAAATTAGATCAGCAGGATTATCGCACAAGTTCGACCTGGATAGGGTGTGCGTGTTGTAATTTTCACCAATGAATCCATTTGGCTGGAATTTCCTTACCATATTAAAATGGTCCATCGGGGTATCCTCTTCGGGTGTCATAAAAGCACCGTTCTcagcttctccttccttccctgcaGAATTACGCGTTATAATTCTGTTCGAGATGGAGCCCAATTTCTTCGAATCCTCATCATGGACCAGATATCCATTTGACAAAACAGAGTAATTCAAAGGATGATGAAAttcattattaatatttGGGCTTCCCCTGTTTGCCTTATTCATGTATAGCAAGTCACCGTCCGGATAATGTGCTAACCCGTTTTTAAGAGGATGGTGGTTCTTCGCAcctgtttttatatttacacTTGCCATGTTGGATTCCTTATTTTGATATCCCTCCAAAGCATCACACATTTTATCATCACACACTTCAGCCTCTCCCCTCAGTTGGTAATTGTAATAGGTAGTCTCCTCATCTTGTGGTTTCTCTTTGCAAGTTGTGTAACCCCCAATGATTGGAACGTTCTGTCTGCCTATGCGGGAAATGCTTGACCTATTCGTAAAGTGTGCATTATTCTCCCTCATTTGGACATTTAAcagtttttctttatcctGGGTGATCGGATCctttttattgaaaaaaatgtgtgtaccACTATTTACTAATCCAGggatttcttcttcgtcttcgtcTTCACCCTTTGGAGGATAATCATAGGGACTATAGCTTATAGTGCTGATACTATTTAAGGCTTCTTTGGTGAAGTACGCGTCGCTATTAGTACCCTCCAGTGGCAAGGTCTGCTGCGAATCTACATATACACCATTTTCAAATGCTC is a genomic window containing:
- a CDS encoding MA3 domain-containing protein, putative; its protein translation is MLSNKRKSKKLNLLKDQMFLTKKYVDMNDPIYDSEIEDENCFYTVVNAEEIEYSQKVSELKTRMFEDMNILSFEDFEKKCDTLIDNFFGSYNFEKFIEDLKELNVKMYNDFLVLQLIKKSFDKEDECQINVSCLLNVLNITKLINPEQVHRAFEKVLLSLDDIKLDCPSCYEIFLKYIRFSTLDNVIDKNYILKLPTGFFDSLELDSWDEQELALQNSKESEHAVDKADFPNATVSTNGTVSTDGTVSTNGTISTDGAPATDGDATTKLDENHMYAQNLENVEEKKKLKDEMWKDTMLWVLDLNMKQIQKEKKEFKQKARDFLVDFFNDGDTNEVIEFLNNTNPLFHYEFIRISIIESFSKNNMCRKYISYLLDNLCETYYFKNDIIIAFIRIIGYIDDYEIDFPKAKEMVCKFLLRCIYDDVLYPAFLSDIYKLHIGGMTGMMICNKTQHRIHNKKKLNLNNINYIWDEDDTYEKMKLKRKINNTLLEYFYSYIDEQEFYLHIDEFLPRYHDLCNYVVKKIFVLNVDINNDLNLSFKLVDYLMNRNFITEKNVEGGVIEVMNSIKDIMLDIPKYPEEFLKILNYLHEKKYISQGMFDSASEEIAAFKN
- a CDS encoding thioredoxin 1, putative — its product is MVKIVGSQADFEAILSQNELVIVDFFAEWCGPCKRIAPFYEECSKKYTKMVFIKVDVDEVSEVTEKENITSMPTFKVYKNGSVVDTLLGANDTALKQLIEKYAA